One genomic region from Conexibacter woesei Iso977N encodes:
- the pyrE gene encoding orotate phosphoribosyltransferase, with protein sequence MDATQRLVDELRTHALIIGDVVLTSGKTASYYVDAKRAILQPAGFAALGELVAHHARAWGATAVGGLTMGADPVACSALAGGFDGKAFFVRKETKQHGLQRRVEGPLLDASDRCVIVEDVVTTGGSTLQAIEAVREAGHEIVGVISVLDRLAGGAEKIAAAAGAPYVACTTIDDVYPDRPDRS encoded by the coding sequence ATGGACGCAACCCAACGCCTCGTGGACGAACTACGGACGCACGCGCTGATCATCGGCGACGTCGTCCTGACCTCCGGCAAGACCGCGAGCTACTACGTGGACGCCAAGCGCGCGATCCTGCAGCCCGCCGGCTTCGCCGCGCTGGGCGAGCTCGTCGCCCACCACGCCCGCGCATGGGGCGCGACCGCCGTCGGCGGCCTCACGATGGGCGCCGACCCCGTCGCCTGCTCGGCGCTGGCCGGCGGCTTCGACGGCAAGGCCTTCTTTGTCCGCAAGGAGACCAAGCAGCACGGGCTCCAGCGCCGCGTCGAGGGACCGCTCCTGGACGCGAGCGACCGCTGCGTGATCGTCGAGGACGTCGTCACCACCGGCGGCTCGACGCTGCAGGCGATCGAGGCGGTCCGCGAGGCGGGGCATGAGATCGTTGGCGTGATCAGCGTTCTTGACCGGCTCGCGGGCGGCGCGGAGAAGATCGCGGCCGCCGCGGGCGCGCCCTACGTGGCCTGCACGACGATCGACGACGTCTACCCCGATCGACCGGATAGAAGCTGA
- a CDS encoding PP2C family protein-serine/threonine phosphatase → MLPTSFLRVLLVEDDDGDAFLFEELLRDADLDVVVERERTVADAAQRLPADIACVVLDLGLPDADGLAALHGLREAAPDVPMLVLTGLSDAARGLEAVAAGAQDYLVKGRVDGELLARSIRYAIERQRAEVIQGQLRAANLTAEENARLERGLLPRPLVADPAVAVDSGYRPGRERALLGGDFYDVVEAPDGTLHAIIGDVCGHDPDAAALGVCLRIAWRTLVLGGRAADELLGTLEQVLEHERLADEVFATACMISVAPDRRSAVVRVAGHPLPVVIADGRAYELPGPLTRPPLGIGAGAGAWPEMPVQLPAHCQLMLYTDGLIEGRVNGSPQRLGGERLVELVAEQAGREDGAALIDRLIATAERLNGGDLADDVAVLVLALR, encoded by the coding sequence GTGCTCCCCACCTCCTTCCTCCGGGTCCTCCTCGTCGAAGACGACGACGGGGATGCGTTCCTGTTCGAGGAGCTGCTGCGCGACGCCGATCTCGACGTCGTCGTCGAGCGTGAGCGCACGGTCGCCGACGCGGCCCAGCGCCTGCCGGCCGACATCGCCTGCGTGGTCCTCGACCTCGGCCTGCCCGACGCCGACGGCCTCGCCGCGCTGCACGGCCTGCGCGAGGCGGCGCCCGACGTCCCGATGCTCGTGCTGACCGGCCTGAGCGACGCGGCCCGCGGGCTGGAGGCGGTCGCCGCCGGCGCCCAGGACTACCTCGTCAAGGGCCGCGTCGACGGCGAGCTCCTGGCCCGCTCGATCCGCTACGCGATCGAGCGCCAGCGCGCGGAGGTCATCCAGGGCCAGCTGCGCGCCGCGAACCTGACCGCCGAGGAGAACGCGCGCCTGGAGCGCGGCCTGCTGCCGCGCCCGCTGGTCGCGGACCCGGCCGTCGCCGTCGACTCCGGCTACCGCCCCGGCCGCGAGCGCGCGCTGCTCGGCGGCGACTTCTACGACGTGGTCGAGGCGCCCGACGGGACGCTGCACGCGATCATCGGCGACGTCTGCGGCCACGACCCGGACGCCGCGGCGCTCGGCGTCTGCCTGCGGATCGCGTGGCGCACGCTCGTCCTCGGCGGCCGCGCCGCCGACGAGCTGCTCGGAACGCTCGAGCAGGTGCTGGAGCACGAGCGCCTCGCCGACGAGGTCTTCGCGACCGCGTGCATGATCTCGGTCGCGCCCGACCGCCGCAGCGCCGTCGTCCGCGTCGCCGGCCACCCGCTCCCGGTCGTCATCGCCGACGGCCGCGCCTACGAGCTGCCCGGCCCGCTCACGCGCCCGCCGCTGGGGATCGGCGCGGGCGCCGGCGCCTGGCCCGAGATGCCGGTGCAGCTGCCCGCGCACTGCCAGTTGATGCTCTACACCGACGGGCTGATCGAGGGCCGCGTCAACGGCTCGCCGCAGCGCCTCGGCGGCGAGCGCCTGGTCGAGCTGGTCGCCGAGCAGGCCGGCCGCGAGGACGGCGCCGCGCTGATCGACCGCCTGATCGCGACCGCCGAGCGCCTCAACGGTGGCGACCTCGCCGACGACGTCGCCGTCCTCGTGCTCGCCCTGCGATGA
- a CDS encoding sensor histidine kinase, with the protein MSRLRSGQWLALTAGGLLIAALIGVVVCLIALHRLTLAREQVVDRVDPARVASQLYLTALVDQESGIRGYQVGGTPDYLQPYDAGGRDAVRARTRLEQLAATGRVPHLREDLGAVALASTSWHLLYADPSILTIRAEGKDAPDIPPIATGKQLFDNLRAAFTTLQNDLIAERASARTRLRHAAALAEGAVLFTAALIILASIAAGLVLRRVVALPLSHLARDARRVARGEFGHVVEVEGPKDIQGLSTDVESMRQRIVAELETVNRSRALLEEQTQDLQRSNAELEQFAYVASHDLQEPLRKVASFTGMLQHRYQGQLDDRADQYIEFAVDGAKRMQVLINDLLAFSRVGRVGTTEAIVSMDDATRDAQRNLAAALEESGATVTVDGPLPDVRGDRSLLTALLQNLIGNAIKFHGDEQPRVDIDVSREGDMYTFTVRDNGIGIAPRYADRIFVIFQRLHPKEEYTGTGIGLAMCRKIVEFHGGEIWLDNGPEGSGDGVDDGATQPEASGHGATFRFTLPVPTDDDETSAAA; encoded by the coding sequence ATGAGCAGGCTCCGTTCCGGGCAGTGGCTGGCGTTGACCGCCGGCGGGTTGCTGATCGCCGCGCTGATCGGCGTCGTCGTCTGCCTGATCGCGCTGCACCGCCTGACGCTCGCGCGCGAGCAGGTCGTCGACCGCGTCGACCCGGCGCGCGTCGCCTCGCAGCTCTACCTGACCGCGCTGGTCGACCAGGAGTCCGGGATCCGCGGCTACCAGGTCGGCGGCACGCCGGACTACCTGCAGCCCTACGACGCCGGCGGCAGGGACGCGGTCCGGGCGCGCACGAGGCTGGAGCAGCTCGCGGCGACCGGCAGGGTCCCGCACCTGAGGGAGGACCTCGGCGCGGTCGCGCTGGCGTCGACGTCGTGGCACCTGCTCTACGCCGACCCGTCGATCCTGACGATCCGCGCCGAGGGCAAGGACGCGCCGGACATCCCGCCGATCGCGACCGGCAAGCAGCTCTTCGACAACCTGCGCGCCGCGTTCACGACGCTGCAGAACGACCTGATCGCCGAGCGCGCGTCCGCGCGGACGCGGCTGCGCCACGCCGCGGCGCTGGCCGAGGGCGCGGTGCTCTTCACCGCGGCGCTGATCATCCTGGCGTCGATCGCCGCGGGCCTGGTCCTGCGGCGCGTCGTCGCGCTGCCGCTGTCGCACCTGGCGCGCGACGCGCGGCGGGTGGCGCGCGGCGAGTTCGGCCACGTCGTCGAGGTCGAGGGGCCGAAGGACATCCAGGGCCTGAGCACCGACGTCGAGTCGATGCGCCAGCGGATCGTCGCCGAGCTGGAGACCGTCAACCGCTCGCGCGCGCTGCTGGAGGAGCAGACCCAGGACCTGCAGCGCTCCAACGCCGAGCTGGAGCAGTTCGCCTACGTCGCCTCGCACGACCTGCAGGAGCCGCTGCGCAAGGTCGCCTCGTTCACGGGGATGTTGCAGCACCGCTACCAGGGCCAGCTCGACGACCGCGCCGACCAGTACATCGAGTTCGCCGTCGACGGCGCCAAGCGCATGCAGGTGCTGATCAACGACCTGCTCGCGTTCTCGCGCGTCGGCCGCGTCGGCACGACCGAGGCCATCGTGTCGATGGACGACGCGACGCGCGACGCGCAGCGCAACCTCGCCGCGGCGCTGGAGGAGAGCGGCGCGACCGTCACGGTCGACGGGCCGCTGCCGGACGTGCGCGGCGACCGCTCGCTGCTCACCGCGTTGTTGCAGAACTTGATCGGCAACGCCATCAAGTTCCATGGCGACGAGCAACCGCGGGTGGACATCGACGTCTCCCGCGAAGGCGACATGTACACCTTCACCGTGCGCGACAACGGCATCGGGATCGCGCCCCGCTACGCCGACCGCATCTTCGTGATCTTCCAGCGGTTGCATCCGAAGGAGGAGTACACGGGCACCGGCATCGGGCTGGCGATGTGCCGCAAGATCGTGGAGTTCCACGGCGGCGAGATCTGGCTCGACAACGGTCCCGAGGGCTCCGGCGACGGCGTCGACGACGGTGCCACGCAGCCCGAGGCCTCCGGCCACGGCGCGACCTTCCGCTTCACCCTCCCCGTCCCCACCGACGACGACGAAACGAGCGCAGCAGCATGA
- a CDS encoding response regulator, whose translation MTPKPAGQPIEVLLVEDDPGDVLLIREAFEFNKVHNNLNVVNDGEQALAYLRQEGEYARSLRPDLILLDLNLPRKDGREVLAEVKADERLRAIPVVVLTTSEAEEDVLKSYQLHANAYVTKPVDFERFVAIVRQIDDFFVSVVRLPS comes from the coding sequence ATGACCCCCAAGCCCGCCGGCCAGCCGATCGAGGTCCTCCTGGTCGAGGACGACCCGGGCGACGTCCTCCTGATCAGGGAGGCGTTCGAGTTCAACAAGGTCCACAACAACCTCAACGTGGTCAACGACGGCGAGCAGGCGCTGGCCTACCTGCGCCAGGAGGGCGAGTACGCCCGGTCGCTGCGCCCGGACCTGATCCTGCTCGACCTCAACCTCCCGCGCAAGGACGGCCGCGAGGTCCTCGCCGAGGTCAAGGCCGACGAGCGCCTCCGCGCGATCCCGGTCGTCGTGCTCACGACGTCGGAGGCCGAGGAGGACGTGCTCAAGAGCTATCAGCTGCACGCCAACGCCTACGTGACCAAGCCGGTCGACTTCGAGCGCTTCGTCGCGATCGTCCGCCAGATCGACGACTTCTTCGTCTCGGTCGTCAGACTGCCGTCATAG
- a CDS encoding helix-turn-helix transcriptional regulator codes for MADGSELLERARELEELETLAQAACAGAGRLVVVEARAGLGKTRLLQAARVAGRTAGMRVLSARATELERDFPFALVRQLFTPADAREAMAPARGALGLAAEPAGDAFAVLHALYWLTAGLAEDTPLLLCVDDAHWADAASLDFLGFLVPRLEELPVLLAVACRPDEPGAERALARIATDGAAARLQPRALSADGTRALLAAELERAPDAAFAAACHEVSGGNPFLLCELTRTLAAEAVAPAAEETARVRELAPERVTRTVQVRLARLPPEARAVAEAVVVLGDGCDVALAAALAGLGEDDAARGADALRSAAILEQDAALRFIHPLVRTALHAELPFGARAAAHARAAALLAQRGAGPERLATHLVATEARGERATAETLLAAARAALASGAPRSASAYLTRALREPAPDDLRPAILDAIVTAGIRASDRALFEATLPAVLDELARDPELRRRRTIKVSMWMVLSGHARRAVTLIRDELRRAQEADDAEHAFQLEAQLGALRQRPLTTGREQLLRYADRLPPDSALSRLADALESEWHCYDGTATDAVAAARRALAHDGRIFLEQPELLAPGRPVLTLMLADELALARRAAEQALAHARRRHATPELFAALWMNMGVAHAFGDLAAAEADCRQALEVVRLGRLRLAEPAMRAALASLLLQRGEPDAAEAELEASGMTGAIDDRVWFAMALFPRGLLRLEQGRYDEAVADLEQLDRLSACWGAIGIPQTPAKITVVRALAAQGDHERAVAKAAVALAHARRFGAPANLSQALRAAALTVAAGERLTMLEESVAILDGSPARLARAEALVELGTALRRARRDVDARPPLREGLELARRCGATGLAKAAFDELAATGERGRRYTPIGAASLTPSQRRVAELAASGLTNRQIAQTLFLTVKTIESHLAAAYDGLGIRSRQELPAALTRDL; via the coding sequence GTGGCGGACGGGAGCGAGCTGCTCGAGCGGGCGCGCGAGCTGGAGGAGCTGGAGACGCTGGCGCAGGCGGCGTGCGCCGGCGCGGGGCGGCTCGTGGTCGTCGAGGCACGGGCGGGGCTGGGCAAGACGCGGCTGCTGCAGGCCGCGCGCGTCGCGGGCCGCACCGCCGGGATGCGCGTCCTGTCGGCGCGCGCCACGGAGCTGGAGCGCGACTTCCCGTTCGCGCTCGTGCGCCAGTTGTTCACGCCCGCCGACGCGCGTGAGGCGATGGCGCCCGCGCGCGGTGCGCTCGGGCTCGCGGCCGAGCCCGCGGGCGACGCGTTCGCGGTCCTGCACGCGCTCTACTGGCTGACCGCGGGGCTGGCCGAGGACACGCCGCTGCTGCTCTGCGTCGACGACGCGCACTGGGCCGACGCGGCGTCGCTGGACTTCTTGGGGTTCTTGGTCCCGCGGCTGGAGGAGCTGCCGGTCCTGCTCGCGGTCGCCTGCCGCCCGGACGAGCCGGGCGCCGAGCGCGCGCTGGCGCGGATCGCCACCGACGGCGCCGCGGCGCGGCTGCAGCCGCGCGCGCTGAGCGCGGACGGGACGCGCGCGCTGCTGGCCGCCGAGCTGGAGCGCGCGCCGGACGCCGCGTTCGCCGCGGCCTGCCACGAGGTCAGCGGCGGCAACCCGTTCCTGCTCTGCGAGCTGACCCGGACGCTGGCCGCCGAGGCGGTCGCGCCCGCCGCGGAGGAGACCGCGCGCGTGCGCGAGCTGGCGCCGGAGCGCGTGACGCGCACCGTGCAGGTCCGGCTCGCGCGGCTGCCGCCGGAGGCGCGCGCGGTCGCCGAGGCGGTGGTCGTCCTCGGCGACGGCTGCGACGTCGCGCTCGCCGCGGCGCTGGCGGGGCTGGGCGAGGACGACGCGGCGCGCGGCGCCGACGCGTTGCGCTCCGCCGCGATCCTGGAGCAGGACGCGGCGCTGCGCTTCATCCACCCGCTCGTCCGGACCGCGCTGCACGCCGAGCTGCCGTTCGGCGCCCGCGCCGCCGCGCACGCACGGGCCGCGGCGCTGCTGGCGCAGCGCGGCGCGGGGCCGGAGCGGCTGGCGACGCACCTCGTGGCGACCGAGGCGCGCGGCGAGCGCGCGACGGCCGAGACGCTGCTGGCCGCGGCCCGCGCCGCGCTGGCCAGCGGCGCGCCGCGCAGCGCGTCCGCCTACCTGACGCGCGCGCTGCGCGAGCCCGCGCCGGACGACCTGCGGCCCGCGATCCTCGACGCGATCGTCACCGCCGGGATCCGCGCGTCGGACCGCGCGCTGTTCGAGGCGACGCTGCCCGCGGTGCTGGACGAGCTCGCGCGCGACCCGGAGCTGCGCCGCCGCCGGACCATCAAGGTCAGCATGTGGATGGTCCTCAGCGGGCACGCGCGGCGGGCGGTCACGCTGATCCGCGACGAGCTCCGGCGCGCGCAGGAGGCCGACGACGCCGAGCACGCGTTCCAGCTCGAGGCCCAGCTCGGCGCGCTCAGGCAGCGCCCGCTGACGACGGGGCGCGAGCAGCTGCTCCGCTACGCCGACCGCCTGCCGCCCGACAGCGCGCTCAGCCGCCTGGCCGACGCGCTCGAGTCCGAGTGGCACTGCTACGACGGCACCGCGACCGACGCGGTCGCCGCGGCCCGGCGCGCGCTGGCCCACGACGGCCGGATCTTCCTGGAGCAGCCCGAGCTGCTGGCGCCCGGCCGCCCGGTCCTCACGCTGATGCTGGCCGACGAGCTCGCCCTCGCCCGGCGCGCGGCCGAGCAGGCGCTGGCCCACGCAAGGCGGCGCCACGCGACGCCCGAGCTGTTCGCCGCGTTGTGGATGAACATGGGCGTCGCGCACGCCTTCGGCGACCTCGCCGCGGCGGAGGCCGACTGTCGCCAGGCGCTGGAGGTCGTCCGGCTCGGGCGCCTGCGGCTCGCCGAGCCCGCGATGCGCGCGGCGCTGGCGAGCCTGCTGCTCCAGCGCGGCGAGCCCGACGCCGCCGAGGCCGAGCTGGAGGCGTCGGGGATGACCGGCGCGATCGACGACCGCGTGTGGTTCGCGATGGCGCTGTTCCCGCGCGGGCTGCTGCGCCTGGAGCAGGGCCGCTACGACGAGGCCGTCGCCGACCTCGAGCAGCTCGACCGCCTGTCGGCGTGCTGGGGCGCGATCGGGATCCCGCAGACGCCCGCGAAGATCACGGTCGTCCGGGCGCTGGCCGCCCAGGGCGACCACGAGCGGGCGGTCGCCAAGGCCGCGGTCGCGCTGGCCCACGCCCGCCGCTTCGGCGCGCCCGCCAACCTCTCGCAGGCGCTGCGCGCCGCGGCGCTGACCGTCGCGGCCGGCGAGCGGCTGACCATGTTGGAGGAGTCGGTCGCGATCCTCGACGGCTCGCCCGCGCGGCTGGCCCGGGCCGAGGCGCTGGTCGAGCTGGGCACCGCGCTGCGCCGCGCGCGCCGCGACGTCGACGCGCGCCCGCCGCTGCGCGAGGGCCTGGAGCTGGCGCGCCGCTGTGGCGCGACCGGCCTGGCGAAGGCCGCCTTCGACGAGCTGGCCGCGACCGGCGAGCGCGGCCGCCGCTACACGCCGATCGGCGCGGCGTCGCTGACGCCGAGCCAGCGTCGCGTGGCGGAGCTGGCGGCGTCCGGGCTGACCAACCGCCAGATCGCGCAGACGCTGTTCCTGACCGTCAAGACGATCGAGTCGCACCTCGCGGCCGCCTACGACGGGCTCGGGATCCGCTCCCGTCAGGAGCTGCCCGCCGCGCTCACGCGCGACCTATGA
- a CDS encoding phosphodiester glycosidase family protein gives MAAAALVVALPTAAQAADQLALTDRTEPLGPGITLRHLKTLSASGWLDEQVLTADLGNPAVSSDLLSSGKVAKGSPISDQADAAGAIAGVNGDFFDIDNSQAPLGVMVQNGTLLKSQQAGAWNAVGVGQDGIGRLIDTTLQASSTVHGVDYPLATVNAAGGAPAGAMIAYTSAWGSYSRAIGIGTSTNVAEATIADGKVVSINSTGAGSGDIPANGFVLVGRDRSADAIRTFQPGDNASLSYGLKDAVAQQMKFALGSNTPLVTDGQVNPQGDTSVAPRTAIGFKDGGKTMLLVTTDGRQTFNPGPTLTQMGQIMQGLGATMAMNLDGGGSTTMVAAPLGQQDVTVRNVPSDGHERNDPDGVGLFVSRGDGTVHDLVVQPAGDDSEDARVFPGLHRTLVAKGLDDHLTPVALARGDVRWSANGGATVDNGQVAAPDTTSGGSIRVRATTDTAQEDEAVRVLHPVQALETSSQRLSFGAAGADQAQTLTVTGRDDQGYTAPIEAEDLDLDYDHSVLQIQPSGSALKIVPLKAGGTVLTLKAAGVTKQLAISVGVQTVDAYDFNAGGVAAGRWKFTGTATANARVTDASDGIHIDFAAARNIGLTANGSGPRIQVPLPGQPLVVRMHVYSSVAMALSYLSVANGNGGYTGLYSTPVRVGWQDIDFAIPASTPFPISFDTFQGIETTVANQRAGTMIIGSVSADIPSPVDQPAVPALQADRLISPDGTLPTGGRDWNFATLSDIQFTADNPTLAQAGIAAIQRIRKTHPDLLVLNGDVTDRGLPQDVTLARQVLEEAGCDIIPVGQEPAADSTPDPNGKLPCYYVPGNHESYGLNNVQSDTRPWEAEFGRPYRTFDHKGTRFVLLDSALGNLHASAWQQLPMLQQALDSAKDDNSIDDVMVFAHHPVDDPADTKSSQLGDRDEVRLIEKLLTDFREQSGKGAAMVGSHAQIANVHRVDGVPYTVLPSSGKDPYGTPDRGGFTGWLRWAVDPAKDAGQQWLTADVHAFAQSITLNTPDSVEVSQTATLSGSIVQPEGVAPGTRVVPLRYPMSVRWGGDDGLAVGSGADAIDAARRAGKVAILDPRTEVLTGLRAGRVAITVTNDSLRQYTDDSSLAPVTVSKTVTVRPYSGPGPRADVATPVFPDQIVGTISAAQRVVVTNTGDAPLHVKNIKITDADGRSAGDFVIADDGCGSATVPAGAACTVLVRFAPARESVTSHETLTLGDDSAEGAHAVDLTGTSVPAPAVGEKGDRGDTGATGDTGPAGPAGATGATGPQGPTGEQGPVGQQGDQGTRGDTGLTGANGAAGPVGAQGVKGDPGRDAAVTCKVKGSRSVVCSVVFVAGQAKVKAASSARLTRNGRTYAKGSVARLRTVRRVVKGGYSLRVGSGRSAAIYRITIR, from the coding sequence GTGGCGGCCGCTGCCCTCGTCGTGGCGCTGCCCACCGCCGCGCAGGCTGCCGACCAGCTCGCGCTGACCGACAGGACCGAGCCCCTCGGGCCCGGCATCACCCTCCGCCACCTCAAGACGCTGAGCGCGTCCGGGTGGCTCGACGAGCAGGTGCTGACCGCCGACCTGGGCAACCCGGCCGTCTCGTCGGACCTGCTCAGCTCCGGCAAGGTCGCCAAGGGCTCGCCGATCTCCGACCAGGCGGACGCCGCCGGCGCGATCGCGGGCGTCAACGGCGACTTCTTCGACATCGACAACTCGCAGGCGCCGCTCGGCGTCATGGTGCAGAACGGGACGCTGCTGAAGTCCCAGCAGGCGGGCGCCTGGAACGCGGTCGGCGTCGGCCAGGACGGCATCGGCCGCCTGATCGACACGACGCTGCAGGCGTCCTCGACCGTGCACGGCGTCGACTACCCGCTCGCCACGGTCAACGCCGCGGGCGGCGCGCCCGCGGGCGCGATGATCGCCTACACCTCGGCGTGGGGCTCGTACTCGCGCGCGATCGGGATCGGCACCTCCACCAACGTCGCCGAGGCGACGATCGCCGACGGCAAGGTCGTCTCGATCAACTCGACCGGCGCCGGCTCGGGCGACATCCCGGCCAACGGCTTCGTGCTCGTCGGCCGCGACAGGTCGGCCGACGCGATCCGCACCTTCCAGCCCGGCGACAACGCGTCGTTGTCCTATGGGTTGAAGGACGCCGTCGCGCAGCAGATGAAGTTCGCGCTCGGCTCCAACACGCCGCTGGTCACCGACGGCCAGGTCAACCCGCAGGGCGACACCTCGGTCGCGCCGCGCACGGCGATCGGGTTCAAGGACGGCGGCAAGACCATGTTGTTGGTCACGACCGACGGCCGGCAGACGTTCAACCCGGGCCCGACGCTGACCCAGATGGGCCAGATCATGCAGGGCCTCGGCGCGACCATGGCCATGAACCTGGACGGCGGCGGCTCGACGACGATGGTCGCCGCGCCGCTGGGCCAGCAGGACGTCACGGTCCGCAACGTGCCGTCCGACGGGCACGAGCGCAACGATCCCGACGGCGTCGGCCTGTTCGTCAGCAGGGGCGACGGCACGGTCCACGACCTCGTGGTCCAGCCCGCGGGCGACGACTCAGAGGACGCCCGCGTCTTCCCCGGCCTGCACCGCACGCTGGTCGCCAAGGGCCTCGACGACCACCTGACGCCGGTCGCGCTGGCGCGCGGCGACGTCCGCTGGTCGGCCAACGGCGGCGCGACGGTCGACAACGGCCAGGTCGCCGCGCCGGACACCACGTCCGGCGGGTCGATCCGCGTGCGCGCCACGACCGACACCGCGCAGGAGGACGAAGCGGTGCGGGTCCTGCATCCGGTCCAGGCGCTCGAGACCTCCAGCCAGCGGCTGTCGTTCGGCGCCGCGGGCGCCGACCAGGCCCAGACGCTGACGGTCACCGGCCGCGACGACCAGGGCTACACGGCCCCGATCGAGGCCGAGGACCTGGACCTCGACTACGACCACTCGGTCCTGCAGATCCAGCCGAGCGGCTCGGCGCTGAAGATCGTCCCGCTGAAGGCCGGCGGCACGGTGCTGACGCTGAAGGCCGCGGGCGTGACCAAGCAGCTCGCGATCTCGGTCGGCGTCCAGACCGTTGACGCCTATGACTTCAACGCCGGCGGCGTCGCCGCGGGCCGCTGGAAGTTCACGGGCACGGCGACCGCCAACGCCAGGGTCACCGACGCGAGCGACGGCATCCACATCGACTTCGCCGCCGCGCGCAACATCGGCCTCACGGCCAACGGCTCGGGCCCGAGGATCCAGGTGCCGCTGCCCGGCCAGCCGCTGGTCGTGCGGATGCACGTGTACTCGTCGGTCGCGATGGCCCTGTCCTACCTGTCGGTCGCCAACGGCAACGGCGGCTATACCGGCCTGTACTCCACGCCGGTCAGGGTCGGCTGGCAGGACATCGACTTCGCGATCCCGGCCTCGACGCCGTTCCCGATCTCCTTCGACACGTTCCAGGGGATCGAGACGACCGTCGCCAACCAGAGGGCCGGGACCATGATCATCGGGTCGGTCTCGGCCGACATCCCGAGCCCCGTCGACCAGCCCGCGGTCCCCGCGCTGCAGGCCGACCGGCTGATCTCGCCCGACGGCACGCTGCCCACGGGCGGCAGGGACTGGAACTTCGCGACGTTGAGCGACATCCAGTTCACCGCCGACAACCCGACCCTCGCCCAAGCGGGCATCGCGGCGATCCAGCGGATCCGCAAGACCCACCCGGACCTCCTGGTCCTCAACGGCGACGTCACCGACCGCGGCCTGCCGCAGGACGTCACGCTCGCCCGCCAGGTCCTGGAGGAGGCCGGCTGCGACATCATCCCGGTCGGTCAGGAGCCCGCAGCGGACAGCACGCCCGATCCGAACGGCAAGCTGCCCTGCTACTACGTGCCGGGCAACCACGAGTCCTATGGGTTGAACAACGTCCAGTCCGACACGAGGCCGTGGGAGGCCGAGTTCGGCCGGCCCTACCGGACCTTCGACCACAAGGGCACGCGGTTCGTCCTGCTCGACTCGGCGCTCGGCAACCTGCACGCCTCGGCGTGGCAGCAGCTGCCGATGCTCCAGCAGGCGCTGGACTCGGCCAAGGACGACAACTCGATCGACGACGTGATGGTGTTCGCGCACCACCCGGTCGACGACCCGGCCGACACGAAGTCCTCGCAGCTCGGCGACCGCGACGAGGTCAGGCTGATCGAGAAGCTGCTCACGGACTTCCGCGAGCAGTCGGGCAAGGGCGCGGCGATGGTCGGCTCCCACGCCCAGATCGCCAACGTCCACCGCGTCGACGGCGTCCCGTACACGGTGCTCCCGTCCTCGGGCAAGGACCCGTACGGCACGCCGGACCGCGGCGGCTTCACCGGCTGGCTGCGCTGGGCGGTCGATCCGGCCAAGGACGCCGGCCAGCAGTGGCTGACCGCCGACGTCCACGCGTTCGCGCAGTCGATCACGCTCAACACGCCCGACAGCGTCGAGGTCTCGCAGACCGCGACGCTGAGCGGCTCGATCGTGCAGCCGGAGGGCGTGGCGCCCGGGACCCGCGTGGTGCCGCTGCGCTACCCGATGTCGGTGCGCTGGGGCGGCGACGACGGGCTGGCGGTCGGCTCGGGCGCCGACGCGATCGACGCAGCCCGCAGGGCCGGCAAGGTCGCGATCCTCGATCCGCGGACGGAGGTCCTGACCGGCCTGCGCGCGGGCAGGGTCGCGATCACCGTGACCAACGACTCGCTGCGCCAGTACACGGACGACTCGTCGCTGGCGCCCGTCACGGTCAGCAAGACCGTGACGGTCAGGCCCTACAGCGGGCCCGGCCCGCGGGCCGATGTCGCCACGCCGGTCTTCCCGGACCAGATCGTCGGGACGATCAGCGCCGCGCAGAGGGTCGTCGTCACCAACACCGGCGACGCCCCGCTGCACGTCAAGAACATCAAGATCACCGACGCCGACGGCCGCAGCGCCGGCGACTTCGTGATCGCCGACGACGGCTGCGGCTCGGCGACGGTCCCGGCGGGCGCGGCGTGCACGGTCCTGGTCCGGTTCGCGCCGGCCCGGGAGTCGGTCACCTCGCACGAGACGCTGACGCTCGGCGACGACAGCGCCGAGGGCGCGCACGCGGTCGACCTGACCGGGACGAGCGTCCCGGCGCCGGCGGTCGGCGAGAAGGGCGACAGGGGCGACACCGGCGCGACGGGCGATACCGGCCCGGCGGGCCCGGCCGGGGCCACCGGAGCGACCGGTCCGCAGGGCCCGACCGGTGAGCAGGGCCCGGTGGGTCAGCAAGGTGACCAAGGGACCAGGGGCGACACCGGCCTGACCGGCGCCAACGGCGCCGCCGGACCGGTCGGAGCCCAGGGCGTCAAGGGCGACCCCGGTCGCGACGCCGCCGTCACCTGCAAGGTCAAGGGCAGCAGGAGCGTCGTCTGCTCGGTCGTCTTCGTCGCCGGGCAGGCGAAGGTGAAGGCGGCGTCCTCCGCACGCCTGACGCGCAACGGCCGCACCTACGCCAAGGGCTCCGTCGCCCGCCTGCGCACGGTGCGCAGGGTGGTCAAGGGCGGCTACAGCCTCCGCGTGGGCAGCGGCAGGAGCGCCGCGATCTACCGGATCACGATCCGCTAG